From the Patagioenas fasciata isolate bPatFas1 chromosome Z, bPatFas1.hap1, whole genome shotgun sequence genome, one window contains:
- the TMEM8B gene encoding transmembrane protein 8B isoform X1, whose protein sequence is MSDGLFVTDYFTRTPRKLSPFRSFASIELFHFHIPEDTVIAVWNLITFKEQGGTFGDQCPDRSITVYFRSGAPSVINPLHTHFPRDTAVPGSFALTLTWTLPNRTTGVFNVTSPLPGDWFLAAHLPKDEGKISVKGLYEECQYLFQPQLIVQRLVNIAVLYPGFVTEQSMGPHNRSCLYKVFVPSYTSRVLVEVLRCRGAEGCPLWLRVRAKAPPLHNSTATDCRDHIPCQLALDLPFWQHWYYVLVEKHPGVPGTVSFQVIVQVTDCSQPSLARPPFLPSSASMNMPHSFGSMGGLALGESPPPASQNGTKHSVPIPTSSPASERCWPVRPTLRNELDTFSVHFYIFFGPNVSVPPDHPAVFVINLLPVLDSGGVLNLELRLNVSSLCGENVTVFGCLNHEVPLTSSDNASVTCETESLAGFLLSVNATATLSRLRIPYPQTGSWYLSLRSLCATEHGFEPCTNVTAEVYLRAYLSPCINDCGIYGQCKLLRTNNYLYAACECKAGWNGWGCTDNAEAFSYGFQLLSTLLLCLSNVMFVPPVAIAVRSHYLLEAAVYIFTMFFSTFYHACDQPGIVVFCIMDYDVLQFCDFLGSLMSVWVTVIAMARLQPVVKQASAVRGHVGWAQRGSILMVPCCPTGAVPVGGNAALHGSADGPPRALEPAGAQPLCLRDHGHCLDSSHYPSPPLLPANLEALGFLPVPGSADCGGCRAALRLCGDGGELLLHPQHLAPAHRWQRWLLAATPCQAQQAPRAAAPAQGLWVPALRQ, encoded by the exons GGAGCAGGGTGGCACATTTGGGGATCAATGTCCAGACCGTAGCATCACTGT GTACTTCCGCTCAGGGGCTCCCTCTGTCATTAACCCCTTGCACACGCACTTCCCCAGGGACACTGCTGTCCCTGGCTCCTTCGCACTGACGCTCACCTGGACCCTGCCCAACCGCACCACGGGGGTGTTCAATGTCACCAGCCCACTGCCTGGGGACTGGTTCCTGGCTGCCCACCTGCCCAAGGATGAGGGGAAGATCTCTGTCaag GGGCTCTATGAGGAGTGCCAGTATCTTTTCCAGCCACAGCTCATCGTGCAGCGCCTGGTGAACATTGCTGTGCTATACCCTGGTTTTGTCACCGAGCAGAGCATGGGCCCCCACAACCGCTCCTGCCTCTACAA GGTATTTGTGCCCAGCTACACATCGCGAGTGCTGGTGGAGGTGCTGCGGTGCCGTGGGGCTGAGGGTTGCCCACTCTGGCTGCGTGTGCGGGCCAAGGCTCCCCCACTGCACAACTCCACAGCGACGGACTGCCGGGACCACATTCCCTGCCAGCTGGCACTGGACCTGCCCTTCTGGCAGCACTGGTACTACGTGTTGGTGGAGAAACACCCTGGGGTGCCGGGCACTGTCTCCTTCCAGGTCATCGTGCAAGTCACAG ACTGCTCCCAACCCAGCCTGGCCCGGCCACCCTTCCTGCCCTCCAGTGCCTCCATGAACATGCCACACTCCTTCGGCTCCATGGGTGGGCTGGCCCTGGGGGAGAGCCCTCCACCTGCCAGCCAGAACGGCACGAAGCACTCggtccccatccccacctcctCACCCGCAAGTGAGCGGTGCTGGCCAGTCCGCCCCACGCTGCGCAATGAGCTGGACACCTTCTCCGTCCACTTCTACATCTTCTTCGGGCCCAATGTGTCAGTGCCACCCGACCACCCTGCTGTCTTTGTCATCAATCTCCTACCAGTGCTGGACAGTGGTGGGGTGCTCAACCTGGAGCTGCGGCTCAATGTG AGCTCCCTCTGTGGTGAGAACGTGACAGTGTTTGGGTGTCTGAACCACGAAGTCCCGCTGACATCCAGTGACAATGCATCAGTCACGTGCGAGACAG AGTCCCTGGCAGGCTTCCTGCTCTCCGTCAATGCCACGGCCACCCTCAGCCGTCTGCGAATCCCCTACCCCCAGACAGGCAGCTGGTACCTGAGCCTGCGCTCACTCTGTGCCACGGAGCATGG GTTTGAGCCCTGCACCAACGTGACGGCTGAGGTGTACCTGCGTGCCTACCTCTCGCCCTGCATCAATGACTGTGGCATCTATGGCCAGTGCAAGCTGCTGCGCACCAACAACTACCTGTATGCTGCCTGCGAGTGCAAAGCTG GCTGGAACGGCTGGGGCTGCACAGACAATGCCGAGGCTTTCTCctatggcttccagctcctctccaCACTGCTGCTGTGCCTCAGCAATGTCATGTTCGTCCCCCCCGTGGCCATCGCTGTCCGCAGCCACTACCTCCTGGAAGCTGCTGTCTATATCTTCACCATGTTCTTCTCCACT TTTTACCATGCCTGCGACCAGCCGGGCATTGTGGTGTTCTGCATAATGGACTACGACGTGCTGCAGTTCTGTGACTTCCTGGGCTCTCTCATGTCCGTCTGGGTCACTGTCATCGCCATGGCCCGGCTCCAGCCTGTGGTCAAGCAGGCAAGCGCGGTGAGGGGGCACGTGGGGTGGGCACAGAGGGGATCCATCCTGATggtgccctgctgccccacaggtgCTGTACCTGTTGGGGGCAATGCTGCTCTCCATGGCTCTGCAGATGGACCGCCACGGGCTCTGGAACCTGCTGGGGCCCAGCCTCTTTGCCTTAGGGATCATGGCCATTGCCTGG ACAGCTCGCACTATCCGTCGCCGCCACTGCTACCCGCCAACCTGGAAGCGCTGGGCTTTTTACCTGTGCCCGGGAGCGCTGATTGCGGCGGCTGCCGTGCTGCTCTACGCCTTTGTGGAGACGGAGGAGAACTACTTCTAcatccacagcatctggcaccTGCTCATCGCTGGCAGCGTTGGCTTCTTGCTGCCACCCCGTGCCAAGCCCAGCAGGCGCCTCGGGCCGCTGCCCCGGCGCAAGGGCTGTGGGTACCAGCTCTGCGTCAAtga
- the TMEM8B gene encoding transmembrane protein 8B isoform X2, which yields MSDGLFVTDYFTRTPRKLSPFRSFASIELFHFHIPEDTVIAVWNLITFKEQGGTFGDQCPDRSITVYFRSGAPSVINPLHTHFPRDTAVPGSFALTLTWTLPNRTTGVFNVTSPLPGDWFLAAHLPKDEGKISVKGLYEECQYLFQPQLIVQRLVNIAVLYPGFVTEQSMGPHNRSCLYKVFVPSYTSRVLVEVLRCRGAEGCPLWLRVRAKAPPLHNSTATDCRDHIPCQLALDLPFWQHWYYVLVEKHPGVPGTVSFQVIVQVTDCSQPSLARPPFLPSSASMNMPHSFGSMGGLALGESPPPASQNGTKHSVPIPTSSPASERCWPVRPTLRNELDTFSVHFYIFFGPNVSVPPDHPAVFVINLLPVLDSGGVLNLELRLNVSSLCGENVTVFGCLNHEVPLTSSDNASVTCETESLAGFLLSVNATATLSRLRIPYPQTGSWYLSLRSLCATEHGFEPCTNVTAEVYLRAYLSPCINDCGIYGQCKLLRTNNYLYAACECKAGWNGWGCTDNAEAFSYGFQLLSTLLLCLSNVMFVPPVAIAVRSHYLLEAAVYIFTMFFSTFYHACDQPGIVVFCIMDYDVLQFCDFLGSLMSVWVTVIAMARLQPVVKQVLYLLGAMLLSMALQMDRHGLWNLLGPSLFALGIMAIAWTARTIRRRHCYPPTWKRWAFYLCPGALIAAAAVLLYAFVETEENYFYIHSIWHLLIAGSVGFLLPPRAKPSRRLGPLPRRKGCGYQLCVNEQEELGLVDPAVASINSICTS from the exons GGAGCAGGGTGGCACATTTGGGGATCAATGTCCAGACCGTAGCATCACTGT GTACTTCCGCTCAGGGGCTCCCTCTGTCATTAACCCCTTGCACACGCACTTCCCCAGGGACACTGCTGTCCCTGGCTCCTTCGCACTGACGCTCACCTGGACCCTGCCCAACCGCACCACGGGGGTGTTCAATGTCACCAGCCCACTGCCTGGGGACTGGTTCCTGGCTGCCCACCTGCCCAAGGATGAGGGGAAGATCTCTGTCaag GGGCTCTATGAGGAGTGCCAGTATCTTTTCCAGCCACAGCTCATCGTGCAGCGCCTGGTGAACATTGCTGTGCTATACCCTGGTTTTGTCACCGAGCAGAGCATGGGCCCCCACAACCGCTCCTGCCTCTACAA GGTATTTGTGCCCAGCTACACATCGCGAGTGCTGGTGGAGGTGCTGCGGTGCCGTGGGGCTGAGGGTTGCCCACTCTGGCTGCGTGTGCGGGCCAAGGCTCCCCCACTGCACAACTCCACAGCGACGGACTGCCGGGACCACATTCCCTGCCAGCTGGCACTGGACCTGCCCTTCTGGCAGCACTGGTACTACGTGTTGGTGGAGAAACACCCTGGGGTGCCGGGCACTGTCTCCTTCCAGGTCATCGTGCAAGTCACAG ACTGCTCCCAACCCAGCCTGGCCCGGCCACCCTTCCTGCCCTCCAGTGCCTCCATGAACATGCCACACTCCTTCGGCTCCATGGGTGGGCTGGCCCTGGGGGAGAGCCCTCCACCTGCCAGCCAGAACGGCACGAAGCACTCggtccccatccccacctcctCACCCGCAAGTGAGCGGTGCTGGCCAGTCCGCCCCACGCTGCGCAATGAGCTGGACACCTTCTCCGTCCACTTCTACATCTTCTTCGGGCCCAATGTGTCAGTGCCACCCGACCACCCTGCTGTCTTTGTCATCAATCTCCTACCAGTGCTGGACAGTGGTGGGGTGCTCAACCTGGAGCTGCGGCTCAATGTG AGCTCCCTCTGTGGTGAGAACGTGACAGTGTTTGGGTGTCTGAACCACGAAGTCCCGCTGACATCCAGTGACAATGCATCAGTCACGTGCGAGACAG AGTCCCTGGCAGGCTTCCTGCTCTCCGTCAATGCCACGGCCACCCTCAGCCGTCTGCGAATCCCCTACCCCCAGACAGGCAGCTGGTACCTGAGCCTGCGCTCACTCTGTGCCACGGAGCATGG GTTTGAGCCCTGCACCAACGTGACGGCTGAGGTGTACCTGCGTGCCTACCTCTCGCCCTGCATCAATGACTGTGGCATCTATGGCCAGTGCAAGCTGCTGCGCACCAACAACTACCTGTATGCTGCCTGCGAGTGCAAAGCTG GCTGGAACGGCTGGGGCTGCACAGACAATGCCGAGGCTTTCTCctatggcttccagctcctctccaCACTGCTGCTGTGCCTCAGCAATGTCATGTTCGTCCCCCCCGTGGCCATCGCTGTCCGCAGCCACTACCTCCTGGAAGCTGCTGTCTATATCTTCACCATGTTCTTCTCCACT TTTTACCATGCCTGCGACCAGCCGGGCATTGTGGTGTTCTGCATAATGGACTACGACGTGCTGCAGTTCTGTGACTTCCTGGGCTCTCTCATGTCCGTCTGGGTCACTGTCATCGCCATGGCCCGGCTCCAGCCTGTGGTCAAGCAG gtgCTGTACCTGTTGGGGGCAATGCTGCTCTCCATGGCTCTGCAGATGGACCGCCACGGGCTCTGGAACCTGCTGGGGCCCAGCCTCTTTGCCTTAGGGATCATGGCCATTGCCTGG ACAGCTCGCACTATCCGTCGCCGCCACTGCTACCCGCCAACCTGGAAGCGCTGGGCTTTTTACCTGTGCCCGGGAGCGCTGATTGCGGCGGCTGCCGTGCTGCTCTACGCCTTTGTGGAGACGGAGGAGAACTACTTCTAcatccacagcatctggcaccTGCTCATCGCTGGCAGCGTTGGCTTCTTGCTGCCACCCCGTGCCAAGCCCAGCAGGCGCCTCGGGCCGCTGCCCCGGCGCAAGGGCTGTGGGTACCAGCTCTGCGTCAAtgaacaggaggagctggggctTGTGGACCCAGCTGTGGCCTCCATCAACAGCATTTGCACCAGCTGA
- the LOC136115172 gene encoding uncharacterized protein isoform X1, translating to MPRGRAWTQAEVSSLLALVEDSGEATLLMASTSRPNEALWREISQGLAMAGYVRSVAQCRSKWKALKQAFHSERETRRRAGHHSPQLPPHYRAMKSIWKAAGRPVFGERRMPDLVKLPARQRRSALATPSSSSPEPAEHDVGVDTRDMLSPLLQCAKDEPESPGGDHITGVPPTPSAVPHTSHCFPTLPLLGCHTALKQERAEQKAGFPGETSPGMGRGNQVLPVVITPLSSPGTAATSEQPAVGEEASDISLQGSGVAGLLQSVQQLLVQILQTSRQQQALLESLASDTVSHLHFLSHSLVQVGETLHQLLLRPQTHPGALGHYIPHMPLYEGGLGVPCSPGAPLTSVNRKEDPQVFPATSCTPP from the exons ATGCCCCGCGGGCGAGCCTGGACGCAGGCGGAGGTGAGCAGCCTCCTGGCGCTGGTGGAGGACTCGGGGGAGGCCACCCTGCTCATGGCCTCCACATCGCGACCCAACGAGGCGCTGTGGCGCGAGATTTCCCAGGGGCTGGCGATGGCCGGCTACGTGCGCAGCGTGGCCCAGTGCCGCTCCAAGTGGAAGGCGCTCAAGCAGGCTTTCCACTCGGAGCGGGAGACACGCCGGAGGGCAGGACACCACTCACCCCAGCTGCCTCCGCACTACCGAGCCATGAAGAGCATCTGGAAGGCGGCTGGGCGGCCTGTCTTCGGTGAGCGGAGGATGCCAG ACTTGGTGAAGCTGCCCGCAAGACAGCGCAGATCAGCCCTTGCCACCCCCTCTTCATCCTCACCAGAGCCAGCAG AGCACGATGTTGGTGTGGACACCCGAGACATGCTGTCCCCGCTACTGCAGTGTGCGAAGGATGAGCCAGAGAGCC CTGGTGGGGACCACATCACTGGAGTGCCACCCACTCCCTCCGCTGTGCCAC ACACCAGTCACTGCTTCCCTACCCTTCCCCTCCTGG GCTGTCACACTGCCCTGAAGCAGGAAAGAGCTGAGCAAAAGGCTG GTTTTCCTGGTGagacgtctccagggatggggagaggaAACCAAGTGCTGCCAGTGGTCATCACACCCCTGAGCTCCCCTGGGACAGCTGCTACGAGCGAGCAGCCAGCAGTGGGTGAAGAGGCATCAGACATAAGCCTGCAGG GCTCTGGCGTGGCTGGCTTGCTCCAGAGTgtccagcagctgctggtgcagaTCCTCCAGACATCACGGCAGCAGCAGGCGCTGCTGGAGAGCCTGGCCAGCGACACTGTCTCCCACCTCCACTTCCTCTCCCACAGCCTGGTGCAGGTGGGTGAGACCCTGCACCAGCTCCTGCTCCGGCCGCAGACCCACCCTGGGGCCCTTGGCCACTACATCCCCCACATGCCCCTTTATGAGGGTGGCCTCGGGGTGCCCTGTTCCCCTGGTGCTCCCTTAACCTCCGTGAATCGCAAGGAGGACCCTCAGGTATTCCCTGCCACCAGTTGCACCCCACCATGA
- the LOC136115172 gene encoding uncharacterized protein isoform X2, producing MPRGRAWTQAEVSSLLALVEDSGEATLLMASTSRPNEALWREISQGLAMAGYVRSVAQCRSKWKALKQAFHSERETRRRAGHHSPQLPPHYRAMKSIWKAAGRPVFGERRMPDLVKLPARQRRSALATPSSSSPEPAEHDVGVDTRDMLSPLLQCAKDEPESPGGDHITGVPPTPSAVPRCHTALKQERAEQKAGFPGETSPGMGRGNQVLPVVITPLSSPGTAATSEQPAVGEEASDISLQGSGVAGLLQSVQQLLVQILQTSRQQQALLESLASDTVSHLHFLSHSLVQVGETLHQLLLRPQTHPGALGHYIPHMPLYEGGLGVPCSPGAPLTSVNRKEDPQVFPATSCTPP from the exons ATGCCCCGCGGGCGAGCCTGGACGCAGGCGGAGGTGAGCAGCCTCCTGGCGCTGGTGGAGGACTCGGGGGAGGCCACCCTGCTCATGGCCTCCACATCGCGACCCAACGAGGCGCTGTGGCGCGAGATTTCCCAGGGGCTGGCGATGGCCGGCTACGTGCGCAGCGTGGCCCAGTGCCGCTCCAAGTGGAAGGCGCTCAAGCAGGCTTTCCACTCGGAGCGGGAGACACGCCGGAGGGCAGGACACCACTCACCCCAGCTGCCTCCGCACTACCGAGCCATGAAGAGCATCTGGAAGGCGGCTGGGCGGCCTGTCTTCGGTGAGCGGAGGATGCCAG ACTTGGTGAAGCTGCCCGCAAGACAGCGCAGATCAGCCCTTGCCACCCCCTCTTCATCCTCACCAGAGCCAGCAG AGCACGATGTTGGTGTGGACACCCGAGACATGCTGTCCCCGCTACTGCAGTGTGCGAAGGATGAGCCAGAGAGCC CTGGTGGGGACCACATCACTGGAGTGCCACCCACTCCCTCCGCTGTGCCAC GCTGTCACACTGCCCTGAAGCAGGAAAGAGCTGAGCAAAAGGCTG GTTTTCCTGGTGagacgtctccagggatggggagaggaAACCAAGTGCTGCCAGTGGTCATCACACCCCTGAGCTCCCCTGGGACAGCTGCTACGAGCGAGCAGCCAGCAGTGGGTGAAGAGGCATCAGACATAAGCCTGCAGG GCTCTGGCGTGGCTGGCTTGCTCCAGAGTgtccagcagctgctggtgcagaTCCTCCAGACATCACGGCAGCAGCAGGCGCTGCTGGAGAGCCTGGCCAGCGACACTGTCTCCCACCTCCACTTCCTCTCCCACAGCCTGGTGCAGGTGGGTGAGACCCTGCACCAGCTCCTGCTCCGGCCGCAGACCCACCCTGGGGCCCTTGGCCACTACATCCCCCACATGCCCCTTTATGAGGGTGGCCTCGGGGTGCCCTGTTCCCCTGGTGCTCCCTTAACCTCCGTGAATCGCAAGGAGGACCCTCAGGTATTCCCTGCCACCAGTTGCACCCCACCATGA
- the LOC136115172 gene encoding uncharacterized protein isoform X3, translating to MPRGRAWTQAEVSSLLALVEDSGEATLLMASTSRPNEALWREISQGLAMAGYVRSVAQCRSKWKALKQAFHSERETRRRAGHHSPQLPPHYRAMKSIWKAAGRPVFGERRMPDLVKLPARQRRSALATPSSSSPEPAEHDVGVDTRDMLSPLLQCAKDEPESPGGDHITGVPPTPSAVPHTSHCFPTLPLLGCHTALKQERAEQKAGSGVAGLLQSVQQLLVQILQTSRQQQALLESLASDTVSHLHFLSHSLVQVGETLHQLLLRPQTHPGALGHYIPHMPLYEGGLGVPCSPGAPLTSVNRKEDPQVFPATSCTPP from the exons ATGCCCCGCGGGCGAGCCTGGACGCAGGCGGAGGTGAGCAGCCTCCTGGCGCTGGTGGAGGACTCGGGGGAGGCCACCCTGCTCATGGCCTCCACATCGCGACCCAACGAGGCGCTGTGGCGCGAGATTTCCCAGGGGCTGGCGATGGCCGGCTACGTGCGCAGCGTGGCCCAGTGCCGCTCCAAGTGGAAGGCGCTCAAGCAGGCTTTCCACTCGGAGCGGGAGACACGCCGGAGGGCAGGACACCACTCACCCCAGCTGCCTCCGCACTACCGAGCCATGAAGAGCATCTGGAAGGCGGCTGGGCGGCCTGTCTTCGGTGAGCGGAGGATGCCAG ACTTGGTGAAGCTGCCCGCAAGACAGCGCAGATCAGCCCTTGCCACCCCCTCTTCATCCTCACCAGAGCCAGCAG AGCACGATGTTGGTGTGGACACCCGAGACATGCTGTCCCCGCTACTGCAGTGTGCGAAGGATGAGCCAGAGAGCC CTGGTGGGGACCACATCACTGGAGTGCCACCCACTCCCTCCGCTGTGCCAC ACACCAGTCACTGCTTCCCTACCCTTCCCCTCCTGG GCTGTCACACTGCCCTGAAGCAGGAAAGAGCTGAGCAAAAGGCTG GCTCTGGCGTGGCTGGCTTGCTCCAGAGTgtccagcagctgctggtgcagaTCCTCCAGACATCACGGCAGCAGCAGGCGCTGCTGGAGAGCCTGGCCAGCGACACTGTCTCCCACCTCCACTTCCTCTCCCACAGCCTGGTGCAGGTGGGTGAGACCCTGCACCAGCTCCTGCTCCGGCCGCAGACCCACCCTGGGGCCCTTGGCCACTACATCCCCCACATGCCCCTTTATGAGGGTGGCCTCGGGGTGCCCTGTTCCCCTGGTGCTCCCTTAACCTCCGTGAATCGCAAGGAGGACCCTCAGGTATTCCCTGCCACCAGTTGCACCCCACCATGA
- the LOC136115172 gene encoding uncharacterized protein isoform X4, with protein MPRGRAWTQAEVSSLLALVEDSGEATLLMASTSRPNEALWREISQGLAMAGYVRSVAQCRSKWKALKQAFHSERETRRRAGHHSPQLPPHYRAMKSIWKAAGRPVFGERRMPDLVKLPARQRRSALATPSSSSPEPAEHDVGVDTRDMLSPLLQCAKDEPESPGGDHITGVPPTPSAVPRCHTALKQERAEQKAGSGVAGLLQSVQQLLVQILQTSRQQQALLESLASDTVSHLHFLSHSLVQVGETLHQLLLRPQTHPGALGHYIPHMPLYEGGLGVPCSPGAPLTSVNRKEDPQVFPATSCTPP; from the exons ATGCCCCGCGGGCGAGCCTGGACGCAGGCGGAGGTGAGCAGCCTCCTGGCGCTGGTGGAGGACTCGGGGGAGGCCACCCTGCTCATGGCCTCCACATCGCGACCCAACGAGGCGCTGTGGCGCGAGATTTCCCAGGGGCTGGCGATGGCCGGCTACGTGCGCAGCGTGGCCCAGTGCCGCTCCAAGTGGAAGGCGCTCAAGCAGGCTTTCCACTCGGAGCGGGAGACACGCCGGAGGGCAGGACACCACTCACCCCAGCTGCCTCCGCACTACCGAGCCATGAAGAGCATCTGGAAGGCGGCTGGGCGGCCTGTCTTCGGTGAGCGGAGGATGCCAG ACTTGGTGAAGCTGCCCGCAAGACAGCGCAGATCAGCCCTTGCCACCCCCTCTTCATCCTCACCAGAGCCAGCAG AGCACGATGTTGGTGTGGACACCCGAGACATGCTGTCCCCGCTACTGCAGTGTGCGAAGGATGAGCCAGAGAGCC CTGGTGGGGACCACATCACTGGAGTGCCACCCACTCCCTCCGCTGTGCCAC GCTGTCACACTGCCCTGAAGCAGGAAAGAGCTGAGCAAAAGGCTG GCTCTGGCGTGGCTGGCTTGCTCCAGAGTgtccagcagctgctggtgcagaTCCTCCAGACATCACGGCAGCAGCAGGCGCTGCTGGAGAGCCTGGCCAGCGACACTGTCTCCCACCTCCACTTCCTCTCCCACAGCCTGGTGCAGGTGGGTGAGACCCTGCACCAGCTCCTGCTCCGGCCGCAGACCCACCCTGGGGCCCTTGGCCACTACATCCCCCACATGCCCCTTTATGAGGGTGGCCTCGGGGTGCCCTGTTCCCCTGGTGCTCCCTTAACCTCCGTGAATCGCAAGGAGGACCCTCAGGTATTCCCTGCCACCAGTTGCACCCCACCATGA
- the LOC136115432 gene encoding B-cell differentiation antigen CD72-like yields the protein MDQSVVYADLKFAVAPTCPTAPDEDDSPYENMPLGTVAPAPSPGHWPRRWRVPAGLLAASLLLLLVATVALGTCYWQVTRRLQDTSQEHAAEQGRLSQEVSAREQSLEQMGLELAWARAELQQAWWECNSSQLELESLNSELGHTRQELAVLQKEMQEVQAKLNNSESTVSSLRACVNTDCCPSGWVLYRSKCLFISVERKTWWKSQEHCRSELAQLLVPGSWSPWTVPHFVQASGATYWIGEKSRYSSCIITFSGKTEIYRCSGNLPWICEKPPNLSSPSKTRFSSPGQGVNSDTLSPSQD from the exons ATGGACCAGAGTGTGGTCTACGCCGATCTGAAATTTGCAGTGGCCCCCAcctgccccacagcacctgatGAGGATGACAGCCCCTATGAGAACATGCCTCTGGGGACGGTGgccccagcacccagcccag GGCACTGGCCCCGGCGTTGGCGTgtccctgcagggctgctggcagccagcctgctgctgctgctggtggccacCGTTGCTCTGGGGACTTGCT ACTGGCAGGTGACCCGCAGGCTGCAGGACACCTCCCAGGAGCACGCGGCCGAGCAGGGCCGCCTCTCGCAGGAGGTGAGTGCGCgggagcagagcctggagcagaTGGGGCTGGAGCTGGCGTGGGCCAGAGCGGAGCTGCAGCAAGCGTGGTGGGAGTGCAACAGCAgccagctggagctggagagcCTGAACAGCGAGCTGGGGCACACCAGGCAGGAGCTGGCTGTGCTGCAGAAGGAGATGCAGGAGGTGCAGGCGAAGCTCAACAACAGCGAGAGCACCGTGAGCAGCCTGCGTGCCTGTGTGAATACAG ATTGCTGCCCCTCGGGCTGGGTGCTCTACAGGAGCAAGTGTCTCTTCATCTCAGTGGAGAGGAAGACATGGTGGAAGAGCCAGGAGCACTGCAGAAGCGAATTGGCTCAACTGCTGGTCCCAGGCAGCTGGTCACCATGGACGGTGCCG CATTTTGTGCAGGCGAGTGGTGCCACGTACTGGATTGGAGA GAAATCTCGGTACTCCTCCTGTATAATAACATTCTCTGGGAAGACAGAAATCTACCGCTGCTCTGGAAATTTACCATGGATCTGTGAGAAGCCCCCAAAcctgagcagcccatccaagaCCCGCTTTTCTTCTCCTGGCCAAGGGGTGAACTCTGATACCCTCTCTCCATCACAGGACTga